In the genome of Entelurus aequoreus isolate RoL-2023_Sb linkage group LG08, RoL_Eaeq_v1.1, whole genome shotgun sequence, one region contains:
- the LOC133656311 gene encoding cdc42 effector protein 4-like — MPILKQLVQSNQSKRRSRADLTAEMISAPLGDFRHTMHVGRGGDAFGDTSFLSTRSGEGPDGDAKQGSPGPKAGLLARTFRGSRRSQSVNRGDKYEYGNVAPANFVKNAISLPYLNEEGGRGGVASNPMKKLVEVEVKPANGAAAAIATFDAELDERNFGDLGELPPSVPKGGALKHAESMMSFHIDLGPSMLGDILSVMEKKDHEDVDLGFEEGKGSEGSPSHIPLIDDDVAEEQQRPPARPPRLMYPAEAPYTPELHARDAHLDSCSVSSAGSVSEDKTAYHPSNHLQHYADTDSAKHSSPRGDEDFSFMDDEDDEIRV; from the coding sequence ATGCCGATCCTCAAGCAGCTGGTCCAGTCCAACCAGTCCAAGCGGCGCTCCAGGGCCGACCTGACGGCGGAGATGATCAGCGCCCCGCTGGGGGACTTCCGCCACACCATGCACGTGGGCCGCGGCGGCGACGCCTTCGGGGACACGTCCTTCCTCAGCACGCGGTCGGGCGAGGGCCCCGACGGCGATGCCAAGCAGGGCTCGCCGGGCCCCAAGGCGGGACTCCTGGCCCGCACCTTCCGAGGCAGCCGGCGCTCTCAGTCCGTCAACCGCGGCGACAAGTACGAGTACGGCAACGTGGCGCCGGCCAACTTTGTGAAGAACGCCATATCCTTGCCGTACCTCAACGAGGAAGGCGGGAGAGGAGGCGTGGCCTCCAACCCCATGAAGAagctggtggaggtggaggttAAGCCGGCGAACGGCGCCGCCGCCGCCATCGCCACCTTCGACGCCGAGCTGGACGAGCGGAACTTCGGCGACCTGGGCGAGTTGCCCCCGTCCGTGCCTAAAGGCGGCGCCTTAAAGCACGCCGAGTCCATGATGTCCTTCCACATCGACCTGGGGCCGTCCATGCTGGGGGACATCCTGAGCGTGATGGAGAAGAAGGACCACGAGGACGTGGACCTGGGCTTCGAGGAAGGCAAAGGGAGCGAGGGCTCGCCGTCGCACATCCCGCTCATCGACGACGACGTGGCGGAGGAGCAGCAGCGGCCGCCCGCCAGGCCGCCGCGATTGATGTACCCCGCCGAGGCGCCCTACACCCCCGAGCTGCACGCCAGGGACGCCCACCTGGACAGCTGCTCCGTGTCCAGCGCCGGCTCGGTCTCGGAGGACAAAACGGCGTACCACCCGAGCAACCACCTGCAACACTACGCCGACACGGACAGCGCCAAGCACAGCTCGCCGCGCGGCGACGAGGACTTCTCCTTCATGGACGACGAGGACGACGAGATCAGAGTATAA